ATTCAAATCCACGCCAGATCAGGGTGGCCGCCATGAATAATCAATATACAGGTCATCTGCTAGCACTGGGACTGGAGCCTTGCGCCGCAACGGGTCCTTCTTTCAAAGCCGAAACCTCTTTGCTGGATCATACGCTTTTCATGAATGCCTATGAAGGGGATGCGCCCGATTCAACTACATTGCTCCGGGCTGAACCGGATCTGATTCTGACCAGTGAATATGCAGACGAGGCACATGTTCAGCAGTTGCACCAGATTGCACCTACACAGACGATTGCTTTTCAATCCCAGGACTGGCGCAGTCAGTTCCTCGAAATTGCTGAGGCGACCGGACGAAATCAACAAGCTTGCAGCTGGCTGGATGAATATGATGAGAAATCCCATCAGGCTGCAACCCATCTTCGTCAGCAGATTGGCTCTGCTTCAATCGTGTCGTTACTCGTTCGAAGTCAGGATTGTTTTGTTGCCGGCTACCGCCATATGGGTGCGGTCCTGTATCAGGATCTGCAATTGTCCACCCCTTCCCTGATCCATGAACAGCAGAGCCACTATATTGCTGAGGATTGGAAAATGGACGATCTGGACGCCGATTACATCATGCTAGTGTTCCACCCTTCGGTCAGTGATGCCGAGCAGCAGAGATGGTTGAACTCACCCTGGTGGAAAGCGCGGGAAGCGGTGAAGCGGGGGCGGGTTTATTTGGATCAGATGAATTATGTACTCGGTAGCTATAATGCCTTCTCGCATGATCTGTTATTACGGGAAATTCCCGAGCGCCTTCGGTCACTATCGTGCATGTGAATGGTTCCTTTTGTGCCTCGACGCACGGAATCTTCTCTCCTATACTAGTAATTGAGAATGATAATCAGTAAAGGGGAACATGCACATATGAATACAGATAGAAGAAACAAACGTGGATTCAAAACCAATTTGAAGGCAAGCATCATGCTAATGCTGCTGCTTATTCTGGTTGCCGGGTGCTCCAAGGCCGAACAAGCTTCTACGGGTGAATCTACTTCCACAACCAGTGAGTCAACAGAGAGCACCAACGGCACCTCATCGTCGGATAGCGAGGCAATCAGTACAGAGACACGCACCGTTGAGGGTATTAAGGGTCCTGTTGATATTCCTGCTGAACCCAAGCGTATCGCTGGCTTGACCTATGCGTATGCCGATCACCTCGTGGCATTGGGCATGAAACCATACGCCATGGTGACCCAAGTCGGTCAGGAGATGCCTGCCTATCTGAAGGACAAGCTCGAAGGCGTCATTCCACTCGGTTCAGTTAATGAATTCAACAAGGAAGCACTTCTAGACACAGAGCCGGATCTCATTCTGTCCAATGAAGTACTTGTTGATGAATACGACGCAATCAGCGCAATTGGACCAGTCTATATGAGTAGCTACTTCAGCAATTCGCTTGAATGGTTCAAGGATACAGCCAAAGTATTGGGCAAAGAAAAAGAGGCAGACGAAATCGTGGATCAGTTGTATCAAAAGGCGAAGGATCTGGGCACCAAGGTTGCTGCCAGCGATGCCGCGGATGATACCATTCTGATTTTTCGTTTGACCGATAAGCAGATTCAGGTATTTGCTCCAAGTGACAAATCACCTGACGCCTTCTATTCTCCGAACCTGCTGTACGATATAGCCGGACTCCATGCACCTGATCTTGCCAAAGCAGGCATCGTCATGAATGAAGTTATTGAGAATGTGTCGCTCGAATTGTTGCCTGAATTGAATCCGGATCGTATTTTCATGATCATCTCCGGTAGTGAAGCAGATAACGAACAAGCACTCACTAAGCTGCGTGACAATGCAGTCTGGAAAGGCCTGAAAGCTGTGAAAAGTAACCAGGTCTACATGGTGGACAACACGGTCTGGGTAGCTGGATTTGGACCGATTGCCTATGGCCAGGTTCTGGATGAAGTAGAACAAGCTTTGCTTGGAAACTGAACGCAAGATGACTAGAGATTTGCGGCATAAATAAAAAAAAACAGGCATGTCGTTTACATGAAGGGGGAAGGCCCTCAACGTAAATGCATGCCTGTTTATGTTTATGTTTATGTTTATGTTTATGTTTATGATTTTGTTTCTCATTTTAATGTATAGCCCCCGAGATAAGTTTCCATCAGTTCATTAGAGAGCTGAATAGCTTCGGAACGATTCGTTGCAGGCATCGAGAGCATGAGCCCATCTTCGGCGCTCCAGCTTTTACTGTTCTGCTCTCCGCTTGAATCCTCCTCGGAAATGGCGATGGTGAGTTTGCTGAATGCACGATCAACAAATAGTGTTCCGTATAGGAAGATATCCGTTTTCCCATTTTCAAAAATGATGTACTCCATCGATCCGTATCCTTTATGAAAACGAATTTTGAGCATCTTTTGATCTTCGGGTACAGGGAAAGGCTCACCTTCAATATCAATGGTTCCTTTGAATATGTAATCACCCGAGGTCGTTAGATAACGCTTGCCATCCATCTTGATATGAACCGTTTGCTCTGGCTCCCTGTTGTCTTCTCCCCCAGCCGATACTTTACACCCACACCATCAAGATGGATCGTTCTGGGCAGAAACAGAAGAACCACACTGATCACAATCATCAATACCCAGATGGCAAGCACGATCGAAATGATTTTTTTCCTCATAGTCCATCTCCTCAACTCATCGGTCTACAACTTTTGAAGATATACTGTCTCTTCCTGATCTTCATTCCCTTGAATATGGACAGGGATGGGAAAGTCTTCATTCCCCCCCTATCAAAGATGGCATATGAATTAATTACAAATTATAACATATAAACTACTCGCATAACGGTTTAAAGCAATTCACTTACTTTCATTACGGCACGGAATCAGGCCTATGCTTACAGATGCCTTAAAACGCACGGCTGAAATTGGCACACAACTTTTGCATACAACAAAAAAACCGGTCACCTCGTGACCGATTCAATCAGCTCCTCGGGGAGCGTTGGCAAATATGAGCGAATGACAAGGAGCCCATGATTGCTCTCCTTAATGTTACTCCAGAACGGCTTCTTTGGCTGAGCTGCTGATCGAATATACAAAGGCCAGTTTTTGCTTCCACGCAAAAAAACAAAAACACCTCCGTATTCCGTCCATGATGACAGCAGAGCAATATGCCTTGGAAGGTGCTTTGTGATGACGATCATAGAATGGTTAATCTGTAATGGCGTGTGAAGGGTTACAACTTGTCCACCTGTAATAATGTTACCGGCTTCACCGTACAAGCTGGACTAATCTGCTCCTCAGTCAGTATGTTCAGTTTGATCAGGCTTTTCAGCTTATGACTGTCCACCTTGGACAGAAGTCGCCAGATGTCCGGATCGGGAAGGGAAGCATACAGCTTCTGATCATTATATTCCTTGCGGTGCTGAAGCACCGTTTTCACAGCGTATCCGCCAACTTGCGTCTCATAGACGCCCTGCTCCTCACAATACCCGACAATCTCATCTCGTAACACAGATAGACGTTGTTCAATTTCTTTTTGTTGCTGTTTTAATTCAAAATAGGTTTGCACCTTCTGTTCCATACCCATCACGCTCCTCTATACCATAGGTATGCAGTGAAGGATAGTTTAGGACACTACTACAGCAGTTCATCATTTAAATATGAATTATTGCCAATAATCTTTTTAATCCGTTGCATCACACCCGGCCCCAGAGGAACATTAGACACTCGCTTTAATAGAATCCAGCGCAAACAAGCCATCGCTTCAAAAATCTCCGCATCGTCTGGTGTGTATTCCGTCAGACTCTTGAATAGAGCACTGTACATCTTACCGTTTCGTTCCCCCGTATAGATCGTCATCAAAAAAATGGACCACGCCATATCGTATCTGGGATCACCACGCTGACCATTTGTCCAATCGATGATCGCATATTGATCACCTGCCTCCAGAACATTTCCCAGGTTATAATCACCATGGATCAAATGATCTTGCCTCAACTCAGTCCGTTGAAGAAGGGTCGTCAGAATCTGATGCATATCCTCATGCAGTTCAATGGAGGGAAAAAAATATCCAACGAAATCATATTGTGGTATGTAATTTGCAGCCGCGTTACCTGCATCCTTTACATCATAACCGTGGACCTGAATTAACTTTTGAGCCAATTGCTCCAGCTTGGTTTTGCTTAACTTGGCTATAGGCTCCCCGTCATAACTTGTTAACAGGACTTGATTAGAATCCACATCCACGCCCCAACCGTAGGGTTGGGAGACTTTTATTCCACTCTCGTATAGTTGAGATAATAGTTCATACTGGTTGCGAATATTGGGTTTGGAATCCTTGTTCCATATCTTTAACACATAAGCGTGATCGGCGCATTCTATCTTCACAACATCTGCTTCCAGCCCTGGTGACAGGGGAAGCACCTTGTATGGTTTTTCAGTCAGAATGCGAATTTCTTCGCTCAACTCTATCCAACGGATACTTTCCAGCGTTAACTTCATTTTGCCCAACCCTTCTCTGTGAATTAGCATTTGAATCTTTCTGTCTCCTCTTCACTCTAGTTGTCGAGTGGAATTAGTCCTTTACCAATGAAATTGGCAGACACAGGCTTCTTGTCCAGTTCTCTGGACCATACCGATAATTGCCCCATATGGTGAATCTCATGAGCAATCACGTGACGCATCACTTCTCCCCACGATTCCTTGGCGATGGAGCTATCCAATTCGGGATCAATGTAAGGTCTCTTTTCCATGCTGGGATCCCAGGATAGAACAAATGCTTCCACATCAGGTCGCAGCTTGCGGTCGAATTGTCGTACGGCTTCCAGTGTTTTATAATTATCAAAATTCTCCATACCATCCGGTTTGCCCTGCAATACTTGGAGCCAGCTCCACTCTACATCGATGATATGAAAAAACGTTTGCAAAATATTGCCTACTCCCCCCGTCCGAGGTCGAAGCAGCTCTTCCAGCGGTACATCCTCACACCACTGAAACCATTGCTCACGCACGATCCAGTTATAACGAAAGAAAGATTCCATTTAGCTATTCTCCTTTTCTATATAATTGAACTAAAAAATATTTACACTTGCCACTCCAATGACAGAACAACCTTCCGATCGCTGTTATCCCCAGATTTTTTGGAATCCCTTTTTCAAAGGGGAAAATCCGGGGATAGCCTATGCTTCCGATGTAGCTTTCTTTCAGAAAGCTTTTAGGCGAACGCTCCGCTTCTTCAGGTTATTTCTGCCCTCTACGTTCTCGTGTAAATGTTTAGTTCAATTTATATATCATGCTTTTTAAGTATTTTGATCAGTTCCATATTTGCAAAAGTTTTGTCCGAATGTTCAGGGTCTCCGCAAATCCCGCTAATTTGATCAAATCCCGATTTGGTCCAAAATCGTAATGCAGGCCAATTTTTGAGCGCCACGTTGATTCTGTGGCCCCAATCTATTCGTGCCTTCTATCATAACCCATGATATGGTAAAAATAAAAGAGCCGCGATCGTCGCAGCTCCTACTCTTTTGGCGTCGTTATTCTCTTCTTTACATAGAGTAAAACATGAATTCCAGCGTATATAAACAGGACATTAAACAGATAAAGAAGGGCATTCACATTTACACTGGAAAGAAACCAGATCGTATCATCAGGTGTCTTATAGTGATAATCAGTAAAGAACCGGAATGGAAAACCATACTCTGTTCGTAAAGTACCCTCCGTGTAGGCTGTTCCTGGAATAAAGATCAAACCTAATACAGCAAGCCAAGCCGAAAGATTAAATATTCTTTTATTAAACGTCAATTCATCTCATCCATTCATTACATTTTCGGTATCCACCACATTCGCAAACATACTCAGAACCGAATTGTGATGTTCTATAATTTGCTCAGCTTGAAGAATGTTGGAATTCCATGTGCTGTGAGCATCACGAACCAAGGTTAGTGCATAGCCAAGGCTACTTGCTCTGCGACAAGTCGTATCCACGCATATTTCCGTCTGCATGCCAGTCAGAATAAGATCCTTCACTTCGTTTTCTTGTAATTTCATGTTCAGATCTGTTTCGTGAAACGAATCCGGTGTAAGCTTTTCAATAATAAGGTCACCAGTGATCGGCGCAATGGACGGATGAATCGCCCAACCTGCCGTTCCACGCTCAAGGGGACTGCCTGCTCCTTCACTGTGCTGAATGTAGATAACGGAGTGACCTTTTTCCCGAGCCTTGAAAATGACGTGTTGAATTTTCTGAAGCAATACGTCCCCCTGATATACGGGATCTGATTCATCGAACATGGCTACCTGAACATCGATTACAAGAAGTGCACAGTGGGTTGGCATCTTATATTCCTCCTGAAAAATAATATTAAATTAGCACTTGTTATGACTCCTTCTTCCGTTTTCGCACCGTTAACAAACCTTCCAAACCCAGATCGATCAACACAAATAGTATAGCAGCTAGGACGCCAAATAAGCTCAAAACTAACGACTCTTTAAAATTTAAAATTTCTTCTCCAGCACCCATGAGTAAATAATAGATATACATACCTAAGACTCCAGCACATGCGTAACCCAGTATTCTCAGACTTAGATACAAGGCATGATTAACGAACTGAATTCTGCTCAACAGATAGTCCAGCAATAAAGATAACGGTAGCCCGATCAATGTGATCAGGGGAGTCGCATATACAAGATAAACAAGAATATAGAAATCAAAGCTGTAAGATTCATTCATGGATATGATACTTGCAATTAAAGTAAAACTAATGATGGTTAGAACGGTCGTCAGAAGCTTTCTTCCAATGTTCATCTCACCACT
This window of the Paenibacillus marchantiae genome carries:
- a CDS encoding helix-turn-helix domain-containing protein — translated: MYNLTSIEHHTRLPSNGNPFTHTEGQLLLLLEDGEICLTVNRQHRDLKAGYFIFLQDGKQLQIRQTSADPLRIIALEIEGQVSNREDSEEALILPPLFEHNRVGILQSHERELIKELHILWQKHNHWQQIRIQGQFLQWVADVGERLESTSDYDSASLVLDALRYMEQNYQTPITRQQLAERAGFSEGYYSRFFKKNVGKSPQEYLTDIRMHHAKRLLTRQQSSIQDVAAQVGYNNPLYFSRIFKKTVGLSPTVYIHSNPRQIRVAAMNNQYTGHLLALGLEPCAATGPSFKAETSLLDHTLFMNAYEGDAPDSTTLLRAEPDLILTSEYADEAHVQQLHQIAPTQTIAFQSQDWRSQFLEIAEATGRNQQACSWLDEYDEKSHQAATHLRQQIGSASIVSLLVRSQDCFVAGYRHMGAVLYQDLQLSTPSLIHEQQSHYIAEDWKMDDLDADYIMLVFHPSVSDAEQQRWLNSPWWKAREAVKRGRVYLDQMNYVLGSYNAFSHDLLLREIPERLRSLSCM
- a CDS encoding DinB family protein, with protein sequence MESFFRYNWIVREQWFQWCEDVPLEELLRPRTGGVGNILQTFFHIIDVEWSWLQVLQGKPDGMENFDNYKTLEAVRQFDRKLRPDVEAFVLSWDPSMEKRPYIDPELDSSIAKESWGEVMRHVIAHEIHHMGQLSVWSRELDKKPVSANFIGKGLIPLDN
- a CDS encoding ABC transporter substrate-binding protein → MNTDRRNKRGFKTNLKASIMLMLLLILVAGCSKAEQASTGESTSTTSESTESTNGTSSSDSEAISTETRTVEGIKGPVDIPAEPKRIAGLTYAYADHLVALGMKPYAMVTQVGQEMPAYLKDKLEGVIPLGSVNEFNKEALLDTEPDLILSNEVLVDEYDAISAIGPVYMSSYFSNSLEWFKDTAKVLGKEKEADEIVDQLYQKAKDLGTKVAASDAADDTILIFRLTDKQIQVFAPSDKSPDAFYSPNLLYDIAGLHAPDLAKAGIVMNEVIENVSLELLPELNPDRIFMIISGSEADNEQALTKLRDNAVWKGLKAVKSNQVYMVDNTVWVAGFGPIAYGQVLDEVEQALLGN
- a CDS encoding cysteine hydrolase family protein, with amino-acid sequence MPTHCALLVIDVQVAMFDESDPVYQGDVLLQKIQHVIFKAREKGHSVIYIQHSEGAGSPLERGTAGWAIHPSIAPITGDLIIEKLTPDSFHETDLNMKLQENEVKDLILTGMQTEICVDTTCRRASSLGYALTLVRDAHSTWNSNILQAEQIIEHHNSVLSMFANVVDTENVMNG
- a CDS encoding phosphotransferase family protein, coding for MLIHREGLGKMKLTLESIRWIELSEEIRILTEKPYKVLPLSPGLEADVVKIECADHAYVLKIWNKDSKPNIRNQYELLSQLYESGIKVSQPYGWGVDVDSNQVLLTSYDGEPIAKLSKTKLEQLAQKLIQVHGYDVKDAGNAAANYIPQYDFVGYFFPSIELHEDMHQILTTLLQRTELRQDHLIHGDYNLGNVLEAGDQYAIIDWTNGQRGDPRYDMAWSIFLMTIYTGERNGKMYSALFKSLTEYTPDDAEIFEAMACLRWILLKRVSNVPLGPGVMQRIKKIIGNNSYLNDELL